The genome window CTGGCCCTCGCTCGGCATGGCATGAAACCACCCAACTGCACCTGCGATGGCCCAGAATGCCCTGACTACCTCGAGTGGCTGGAGGGGAAGATCAAGTCTGTGGTcgtggagggaggggagcagcGGGCCAGGCTCCCAGGGACTCTGCCTCCGGGTGAGGCTGGCCTCCCAGCACCAAGCACGAGGCCACGCCTCAGCTCCGAGGCCCCCCAGGTACCTCCCCCAGAGGGTCTGCCTCTGTCCCAGAGTGCCCTGAGTATCGCCAAGGAGAAAAACATCAGCCTGCAGACCGCCATCGCCATTGAAGCCCTCACACAgctctcctctgccctcccccagccttcTCACTCCACCTCCCAGGCTTCTTGCCCCCTTCCTGAGGCCTTGTCCCCTCCCGCCCCTTTCAGATCTCCCCAGTCCTACCTCCGGGCCCCCTCGTGGCCTGTGGTCCCCCCTGAAGAGCACTCATCCTTTGCTCCTGAGAGCCCTGCCTTCCCTCCAGCAACTCCTAGAACAGAGTTTCCTGAAGCATGGGGCACTGACACCCGACCAGCAACACCCCGGAGCTCTTGGCCCATGCCCCGCCCAAGCCCTGACCCCATGGCTGAACTGGAGCAGTTGTTGGGCAGCGCCAGTGATTACATCCAGTCAGTATTCAAGCGGCCCGAGGCCCAGCCCACCAAGCCCAAGGTCAAGGTTGAGGTgccctcttcctccccagccccagctccatcCCCATCCCCTGTTCTCCAGAGGGAAGCTCCTACACCATCCTCTGAGCCTGACACCCACCAGAAGGCCCAGACCGCCCTGCAGCAGCACCTCCACCATAAGCGCAGTCTCTTCCTGGACCAGGCCCACGATGCCTCCTTTCCTGCTCCCGTGGAACCTCCTGCGCCCAGTTGGTGGGCACCATCAAGCTCGCCTGTGCCACGGCCTCCAGACAGACTGcccaaggagaagaaaaagaagcccCTGACACCAGTTGGAGGTCCCCTGGGAACTGAGAAAGTTGCTCCTGGGATCAAGCCCAGTGTCCGGAAGCCCATTCAGATCAAGAAGTCCAGGCCGCGGGAAGCGCAGCCTCTCTTCCCGCCTCTGAGGCAAATCGTCCTGGAAGGGCTGAGGCCCCCAGCCTCTGAGGAGGCACAGGCACACCCACCTCTCCCCGCCCCCGCCTCACAGGGCTCTGCTGTTCCCCTGCCCCCAGAACCTTCTCTTGCGCTATTTGCACCTAGTCCCTCCGGGGACAGCCTGCTGCCCCCTACTCAGGAAATGAGGTCCCCCAGCCCCATGGCAACCCTGCAGCCAGGCTCCGCTGGCCCTCTTCCCCCCGCCGATGACAAGCTGGAAGAGCTCATTCGGCAGTTTGAGGCTGAATTTGGGGATAGCTTTGGGCTTCCTGGCCCCCCGTCTGTTCCCATTCAGGATCCCGAGAACCAGCCAACATGTCTCCCAGCCCCTGAGAGCCCTTTTGCCACCCGCTCCCCCAAGCAAATCAAGATCGAATCTTCAGGGGCAGTGACTGTGCTCTCAACCACCTGCTTCCATTCAGAGGAGGGGGGCCAGGAGGCCACGCCCACCAAGGCCGAGCATCCACTCACACCCACGCTCAGCGGCTTCCTGGAGTCCCCTCTTAAGTACCTGGACACACCCACCAAGAGTCTGCTGGACACACCTGCCAAGAGAGCCCAGGCCGAGTTCCCCACC of Rhinolophus sinicus isolate RSC01 linkage group LG05, ASM3656204v1, whole genome shotgun sequence contains these proteins:
- the LOC141571566 gene encoding methylcytosine dioxygenase TET3-like isoform X1; protein product: MSQFQVPLAVQPDLPGLYDFPQGQVMIGGFQGPGLPMAASEPQLRGGGDGRKKRKRCGTCEPCRRLENCGACTSCTNRRTHQICKLRKCEVLKKKVGLLKEVEIKAGEGAVPWGQGAAVKTGSELSPVDGPVPGQMDSGPVYHGDSRQLSASGAPVNGAREPAGPSLLGAGGPWRVDQKPDWDATPGPAHTARLEDAHDLVAFSAVAEAVSSYGALSTRLYETFNREMSREAGNNSRGPGSGPESCSAGSEDLDTLQTALALARHGMKPPNCTCDGPECPDYLEWLEGKIKSVVVEGGEQRARLPGTLPPGEAGLPAPSTRPRLSSEAPQVPPPEGLPLSQSALSIAKEKNISLQTAIAIEALTQLSSALPQPSHSTSQASCPLPEALSPPAPFRSPQSYLRAPSWPVVPPEEHSSFAPESPAFPPATPRTEFPEAWGTDTRPATPRSSWPMPRPSPDPMAELEQLLGSASDYIQSVFKRPEAQPTKPKVKVEVPSSSPAPAPSPSPVLQREAPTPSSEPDTHQKAQTALQQHLHHKRSLFLDQAHDASFPAPVEPPAPSWWAPSSSPVPRPPDRLPKEKKKKPLTPVGGPLGTEKVAPGIKPSVRKPIQIKKSRPREAQPLFPPLRQIVLEGLRPPASEEAQAHPPLPAPASQGSAVPLPPEPSLALFAPSPSGDSLLPPTQEMRSPSPMATLQPGSAGPLPPADDKLEELIRQFEAEFGDSFGLPGPPSVPIQDPENQPTCLPAPESPFATRSPKQIKIESSGAVTVLSTTCFHSEEGGQEATPTKAEHPLTPTLSGFLESPLKYLDTPTKSLLDTPAKRAQAEFPTCDCVGNSSWVLGKGRGMWSGRLGFLGSLSSGSYCMPATTRGLGDPETSSQARAKDI
- the LOC141571566 gene encoding methylcytosine dioxygenase TET3-like isoform X2 gives rise to the protein MLLKCSGWWQGCGRTHTGCRGPHAAGPGSTRGKVEIKAGEGAVPWGQGAAVKTGSELSPVDGPVPGQMDSGPVYHGDSRQLSASGAPVNGAREPAGPSLLGAGGPWRVDQKPDWDATPGPAHTARLEDAHDLVAFSAVAEAVSSYGALSTRLYETFNREMSREAGNNSRGPGSGPESCSAGSEDLDTLQTALALARHGMKPPNCTCDGPECPDYLEWLEGKIKSVVVEGGEQRARLPGTLPPGEAGLPAPSTRPRLSSEAPQVPPPEGLPLSQSALSIAKEKNISLQTAIAIEALTQLSSALPQPSHSTSQASCPLPEALSPPAPFRSPQSYLRAPSWPVVPPEEHSSFAPESPAFPPATPRTEFPEAWGTDTRPATPRSSWPMPRPSPDPMAELEQLLGSASDYIQSVFKRPEAQPTKPKVKVEVPSSSPAPAPSPSPVLQREAPTPSSEPDTHQKAQTALQQHLHHKRSLFLDQAHDASFPAPVEPPAPSWWAPSSSPVPRPPDRLPKEKKKKPLTPVGGPLGTEKVAPGIKPSVRKPIQIKKSRPREAQPLFPPLRQIVLEGLRPPASEEAQAHPPLPAPASQGSAVPLPPEPSLALFAPSPSGDSLLPPTQEMRSPSPMATLQPGSAGPLPPADDKLEELIRQFEAEFGDSFGLPGPPSVPIQDPENQPTCLPAPESPFATRSPKQIKIESSGAVTVLSTTCFHSEEGGQEATPTKAEHPLTPTLSGFLESPLKYLDTPTKSLLDTPAKRAQAEFPTCDCVGNSSWVLGKGRGMWSGRLGFLGSLSSGSYCMPATTRGLGDPETSSQARAKDI
- the LOC141571566 gene encoding methylcytosine dioxygenase TET3-like isoform X3, producing the protein MHQRRPAEVEIKAGEGAVPWGQGAAVKTGSELSPVDGPVPGQMDSGPVYHGDSRQLSASGAPVNGAREPAGPSLLGAGGPWRVDQKPDWDATPGPAHTARLEDAHDLVAFSAVAEAVSSYGALSTRLYETFNREMSREAGNNSRGPGSGPESCSAGSEDLDTLQTALALARHGMKPPNCTCDGPECPDYLEWLEGKIKSVVVEGGEQRARLPGTLPPGEAGLPAPSTRPRLSSEAPQVPPPEGLPLSQSALSIAKEKNISLQTAIAIEALTQLSSALPQPSHSTSQASCPLPEALSPPAPFRSPQSYLRAPSWPVVPPEEHSSFAPESPAFPPATPRTEFPEAWGTDTRPATPRSSWPMPRPSPDPMAELEQLLGSASDYIQSVFKRPEAQPTKPKVKVEVPSSSPAPAPSPSPVLQREAPTPSSEPDTHQKAQTALQQHLHHKRSLFLDQAHDASFPAPVEPPAPSWWAPSSSPVPRPPDRLPKEKKKKPLTPVGGPLGTEKVAPGIKPSVRKPIQIKKSRPREAQPLFPPLRQIVLEGLRPPASEEAQAHPPLPAPASQGSAVPLPPEPSLALFAPSPSGDSLLPPTQEMRSPSPMATLQPGSAGPLPPADDKLEELIRQFEAEFGDSFGLPGPPSVPIQDPENQPTCLPAPESPFATRSPKQIKIESSGAVTVLSTTCFHSEEGGQEATPTKAEHPLTPTLSGFLESPLKYLDTPTKSLLDTPAKRAQAEFPTCDCVGNSSWVLGKGRGMWSGRLGFLGSLSSGSYCMPATTRGLGDPETSSQARAKDI